The region ttttctttctcttttagATGGACAAAGTTTTACATTTTAGACGTTGTATAAAGAAATGCCTAATAAAGAAACAACTGAAGCAGTTTGTTGAACTCCACAATACTAAAAGACAGAGTAAGGCCATAAGAATGTTGTAGACATAACATTGTTTATTCAAATTGAAATCTTACAGCACAAGCAGGGGATGGCCAACAATGGATTGCAGCACCTGCATGGACAGCATCAATGGAGCCACTCACGAAAGGGAGTCTTGATATATCAGCTCTCACCAAggctaattttctgaaaaagaaGCAATGCATAGCATCAGAGTATATCGATCAACATTAGAATAAACCAATAATGACAGGAAAATGatataaagcataaataacaATGCAAAGGATACAAGGAATTATAGAAACTTGGCGATTAAGGGAAATGCGGTCCGTACTCATCTGAAATATTTTCCTCCTTGATGAATTCATTGCACTGCTTCAACATATTCTCTGAGAAATCAAGTGCCACAACAAGAGAATACAATTCACTCTTAACAAACAATCTCGAAAACAGGCCACTTCCACAGCTTGCATCAACGATAATCCCTCCAGCTGTCGGTTTCAGATAAGCTTTAGCTGTTTCATACTGCAGTTGGAACACAATATGtttcagaaaataattatacctAAAAATGATAATATGGCTAAAAGTTGGGTTTGGGCACCAAGATTgacattataattattttttttaacagataAGAGCATATCAGAACCTAAACTCGGACGTTGTCTTGTTCAATTAGTTTCTAgcgataaaaaaaaggaacaatgTACAGTCTATCAGCTAGCCCCACCACCAATTTGCACTACACCCAGATTGTGGTGTGAAGTTGTGAACAGGAATTTTCTGGCCTTCCTTCAGAAAATGCTTGTCTATGAAGAATCGTGCATATATTCTGATCACATTCTTCTTAAGATTTGTTTGTGAGTTATTACTATACAAGAGATTTGGATAGCAATAACTATGTAGGGAAACTATTTTTCCTCATAAAGCATAAAAGAAATTTCAATCAAATATTtcatgcaaacaaaaaagtgAGTGGCATGACCTCTCTCTCTGGGCCTGGGAAACCAccccatataaaattttggcgCCATCCCCTCTCATAAAGAAATGATACCAGTGGAGTCCTGTTTGAACAATCAACCATGAGGAATGGTCTGAAGAGAActaatttacaaacaaaaagttACTGTATTGTTAACCCCAGCTCCGCAGCATAAAACAGTTATACTGaagttaattaaataacaatttGCAAACACATAAACTATTCCTTGTGAAAGGGAGACGTGCTTCATACCACGTCTCCCAGCTGATCAAATTTTCTAGGTTTCATAGAGGTGATGAAGTTTCTAGCACTACATATTCTACAGCCACATGGCATGTTACCagcaaataattatttttactctCAAACAAATACTATGAGACGCTTGGCTACACTGTGCCAACAGTCCAAAAGTCAGTATTACATCAACTTAGAGCAAAATAGGTTAGGTTTCTCTTATAATGTGATCTGTCCATCTAAAATGATCGGCTTATCAAACTTCTGAAGAAATATATTACCTGAAAAGCTCAGTTGACACCGTCGTGGACTCGGAGTATACAGTAGAGCCAACCGCGACAGTCATGTCCCAGTAATCCCCTCTATTGGGATAAAATTTCTTGCAGGTAGAACACTGAAGACTAGACGCAACATTGAGCGGTCTGGTAGCAACAATGCaacaaattaatcatcaaaaagggaaagaaaagcGTAATGGACGTTCGGTATGCTGTACATATTCAAATGGCAGATACCACCTACAAGGACTGATCGCTCGAGCTTGCGAGGGGATAGTAGCAGATTGGACATGCCAGCTTGCTCAGCTTCTTCTCCGCCTCTGGCTCCACAGAAGGTTCCTGCGCAATCAAAAGTCCACTGTTATATTGTGATTCTCTTCAACGAACACAGATCACAGAAAACATCATGTCCCGTTTCCAGCTCCAAGGAGCAGGCGGTATAGCCCGCCACCCGCTCGACGAAATGTGGCAAAGGGCACGCTCGCTCACCGCGACGACCTCGTCGGGGACGGTGCTGACGACGTCGGGGCTAGCGCTGGCGCGCAGGGACGAGCGCAGGACCCtcttcgcggcggcggacgctcCAAGCGCGCGCCCCCGCGTCGGCGCCGCGACGCACGAGAGCAGGCGGTGCCCGCCGCGACCGCAGAGCGCCACAGCGGAGCTGGCCGCGGACGCGGAGCGCGACCACATCGCGAGCGTCCGGAAGCCGaggcgtggtggtggtggaggaggaggacgacgaggaagcGAAGGCGAACTGGAGATCGTCGAGGAGTCGATCGAGGAGGGAGGTGTTTGTTTGTGTGCGGCGCGCGGAGCGCCCACGAGGCCACGAACGGGAGGCTGTGGCGGACGAACTGGGTGGGCGTTGTGTGGAACAGGCGAAGTGATATCCTGAATAAGTCCACTTTATCTCCCTCTTGTTTACAActtgtttcaaaattcaaacacGCTCCTGAGACTCTAGGACCAGAAATATTAGAACCCGAATTTCGCGAATCCCAACTAAAAGATGCCCTGGACAATATAaaactctctcctctcttccatATATCGTATCCCCTGGCCTTGTCTCTAATTTCAATCCAGCTAGTCATGACGGAGGTCAAAAGTGTGAGCGAGGGAACAACAAGCAATGAGGAGGGTCGTGGGACCATGAGTCTCTCATGCATCATCCACATCACCGCATAGACATCCCCATGCTCACGTACTCCCGTGGTATTGCAGCCCCCCCTCGCGCGCGCTCGTGTTCCCACTCACGATGCGAATGAAGTAGGGATGAGTTGACGGCGCACACTGTGGCATCATCGTTGCAACGTCATGTCTCTTCCATGGCAACCTCATTCTCTCTAGATCTCCGGTGGAGAGTGCAAGCAAAGGGCAGTGATAGTGaacttcttcctcctccctcatcTCTCCCACCACAGCTCCAATTCCCCACACCGTCGAGGAATTGCATCCGACTACCCTCACCATCGCTAGCCTAGCTCCTCCTCCCATCATCCATTCCTAGTGTTCGCCCTCATTGTCACTGTCACCGTCATTGTTCACTGTCCCACTAGCGGAGATGATGGAAAAGATAGAGGgggagtttttatttttatttttctctatttgactagcatgtgggtcccacaagCTGACTAGGATGACACATCAGATAAACCACTCCTCCGTGTTGTCCAAGGACCGTGGGATTCGCGAGTTTGAGATGGGATTCGCGAGTTTGAGATCCAAAATTTCTGGTATTGGTGTTGAGGATGTTTTTGAAACTCGGAGTAGGCATGAGGGACATAAAGTGGACTATTCTTATGTGGGGTGAATTGAGATGGACCAGAAACACATGAACGTATCCAGATGCCACCGTGTTGGGTTGGACTAAAGAAGGAAAGAGTACGTCTAACCAAAAGCCCCCCAATGGCCCCAGACGAATTTAACTCATGTCAATTAATTAGGGCAACCTATTTCCCACATAGAAAAGGCCATTTAGCCTCCCTCAATTGTTAACCGAATCTGATTCATCTATCTTAATCATGAAAGCGGATGGATAGTCTCCTTCGACTTTCTATACCAGTTTAAATCAACTCCCTCGATGTCCCGTATGATGTGGTGCGTTGCTCGGCTAACATGGATGGTTGATCGCGATCTTCCTGCCCTACATTAGTGATGCCTATAGTGTTGGCTATGAATATGGCCCAACATGGACGTTGTACATTGTGGTCTCTCCATTAGGGTACCCATTAGCCTATGGCTCAGTGTAGTCTATTGTTTTAGCTTATGATGGACGGGACCCTATCTATGGCTTCACGCCACCTACAGTGGCAAGCTATGGAGTGGCTCCTATGGCTATGGTTGCTGATgccaagatgaaaaaaaaaagatggggtggGATAGGCCTAGCAGTGGGTGTGACAACTTGCGTGCTTGACTAGCACTAATGGGCGATTAAATCATGGCCCCTCCGGTGGGCTACACATTGGCCTACGGCTCAGTGCAGCCTGTTGTTCTAGCCTATTATGGAGTGGCTCCTTGTATCTATGACTCCGTAAACTTGCGCTGCAAGCTATGGAGCGGCTCCTGTTGATTGTGGCAACCGATgtcaagaaggaaaaaaaaacaagatggGATGCGATGGGCCTAGCGGTGGGCACGGAGGCCGTGGTGCTTGACTAGCATTGGTGGCTAGCGCCACCTATCTAGAGAACATATTCGAGTACATGGTGGAGTGGGTGGAGAAAAGCTATGACTATGGCAATGACTATTGATTGGCTTACCATTCAATTTGCAGTTGTAGGGAGAGCGGGAGAGAAATAACAATCAGATTGTACCCTAGTATTTGGAAACAAATTGaatcttctatttttatccttatcttaaaaaatatattaaattcaaattaagtaGTCGATCAACATTGCAAATGCAAATAACTAAGGTGAGATTGACAAATTGTCCATGTTTTGTGATCCTATATTACTAGAGGCGTTCATGGTAGATAATTATCGGCGGCAGTGCCTAGTTTTCATCGATGTAGGAGATGTCCAGGAAGTGCACGACCTGACATGAGTCCAATTGTTGCACGTAGGACACCCTGTCAGTATTGCTAGAGCCCACGCCCAGCACGTGTACTCTGTATTGGATCAAAGATATtctagagggggtgaataggaTTTCTAAAAACATGGTTTAAAATAAATGCACAAAATTAAACTATCCTAAGTTACTAGGTTGTGAGTGGTCATAAGTTTTGCAACCTAGGCCTTTCCTAGCAATTCTAGGAAGGCTACTATAAGTAATAGCACAAGAACAAAAGCAAGAATATAGATTGTGAAGAAAGTAAAGAGTAAGAAAATGACACAAGTTGATTATTCTTAAGGTATCGAAGATCGACAATCTTCCCTAGTCCTTGTTGGAGCACTTTACACACGTTAAGAATCGAAGATCGACAATCTTCCCTAGTCCTTGTTGGAGCACTTTACATGCAAGTGTTGCTCCCTCCTTTGTTCATGAAGTTCAAAGGCTCTCTTGTGGTGATCTTTTTACTCTCGAGATGGTGAATCCCAAACCCTTCGCAACACTTCTGAGTCTCCCACAAACTCACAAGAGATCACCAGAATCTCCTTCGATGCTGTATAGGCATGTCAAGATGCAAAGAGTAATAAGAATTGTCTCCTTACTTGAAGCACGTCTAAGAAGACTCTCGGTGGTACAGACAAGGCtactaaaaaattaagcaagcacTAAGCTTGAGAATGATGAAGCAAATATTGCTCTATAGTGGACTCTTGGGTGAATCTAGGAAACCACATATTTATAGGCCAAATTGAGCTTACTAGTCGTTTGCAttgtagaaaaaacaaacttcaTAGTGTCCAATAGTACAACCAGGACCCGGACAGTCCATCTCTTTAAAACTTTTTCAACGATCACTTACTAATTGGTCGTTGGGTTGTAAAGGTCCGGACAGTCCAGCCTAGCCTAGACTATCCGTTGCAACTCATCCAACTATTGAGGTTTGTTCTACATAGACcgaacaaatttatataaaattttaagaaatgtcccaaaagccaaatgacagatttacaaacgaaaaataattgacgaattaaaattttatatatgtattctcaacaatctaaaagccaacgctggaaaataaattttaatgaaaaaacaaatcaactttaaatttaaggttgaaaatttaaattttaacttataagcaaaaacaaagGATAGAGggaaatatttttcgtttgcaaacatgtcgtttttatttatttttcctagAAAGGCCAAACAGTGACCCCATCCTCTCTCACCCTGCAATATTTGCCCACTCAAACGGGCCGTCCTTGAGTAATATACAACCTCGAATTATATATTTGGCATATGACGGTCAGCTCTTTCCAACAATACCAGCCTCTGTTTTTGAAACTTTGGGCTTGCTTAattcacaaaatttttttccaaaaacatcacatcgaatttttggacacctaaataaaacattaaacatacatgaaccaaaaaactaattacacagttatgaaataaatcttgagacgaacctcttgagcctaattagtccatgattagtcataagtgctacagtaaccaacatatgttaatgatggattaattagacttaaaagattcgtctcgcggtttctaggctagctgtgaaattcgtttttttcattcgtgcccaaaaaccccttttgacatccgatcaaacatttgatgtacACTTCTTCTAAAAGTTTTCTCGATCTGAACACCCCAAACGCCTTGCTGCGCTGGTTGAGAAGTCAAACATGCGCCCGGCTTGCTGCTCCTGCGGCTCGTCTTCCCTTGTGTCCAGAGCTTGGGCGCTCAAACGGTCCCACATGTAATGCAGAATGTAGGCAAAGAGCAAGACCGATCCGAAGGTTTCTGTAAGAAAGTCTTCATgctcataaaaaaaagtaagaaaGTCTTCATGCTGCCTAATTACCCAACTCGATGCCTAACCACAGTCAACCGAAGTCCTTAACACTGACCAGCCATCACCCAAGAGACCGTCTCCCCCTGAGTATCAGATCACTTTCTTTTTCCAGAAGAGAAAAGCTTTTTTAACATAATACAAACACGAGCCCTCGTAACACGCACGCACTCACCCGTGTAAACCATGTATATGCACACCCTAACCCTACGAGCATTTACGAATTCtaagtatttttaaagatTGAGCTAGCTATATATCTTAAGATTAATGAAGTCATCATTGACATCTCACTATCAACATAGGTACATTATCTACCACGAAAAGAATAATTATCCGTAAATACGAGAGTACCTatcaaatctgaaatttgaaaaGTAACCTAACGAAAAATTGGTTTAGGAGAACTGAAAAATATACGCTTTTGGTTTTATAGCATTGAAAATTACCGGTCCACACTATCACTCTCATATTTTTGCTttggcttatgcttataagccaaaattcaaatttttaaccttaacttTAAGGTTGATTTGGTCGTTTTTTcgccgaaatttatttttaacattaaattttagatccctaagaatacatttataaaaattttgtatgtagttatattttcgtttgcaaataaaacCAAACTCACCCTTAGTCCGTCTGCCCAATCCATCATTGTCAacctaaggtggtgtttgggacaagggacttatttttagtctcttgtctcatcgaatgtttaaacgcttattataaatagtaaacatagactattaataaaactcatctataatcttggactaatttgcaagacgaatttattgagcctaattaatccatgattagcctaggTGATGCTaaagtaaacatgctctaattatggattaattaggcttaaaaaatttgtctcgcggattaccactcatttatgaaattagttttttattagtctatgtttaatacttcaaattagtgtccaaacatccgatgtgacatggggctaaaatctaaacaacccctaagtcATGCAATCAAGCATCTCCCAACAGCGCACCGCCGATCCTTCTGAAATATTTGTTTGTCTGTTGCAATTGAATTGTTGTTCAAATTGATAAATGGAATCTATTTATGCCCTTGTCTGTTTTCCATGTGTGCTAACATATTAAGCTTTTGTGTTTATGATTGTTAAAGTTTAGATCGGAAGAGATCACCGATGACGCCGTTGTACGTGTATGCATCGAGCAAGACGCAACGGAGCATGCGGGGCGAGTTGGCGACAGAAACATATGCATGTTTGATCTACCCCTACATCTATCTTGTGTGGGAGGTGAAGTTGGTCCTCTGGTCAAGTCAAatgataaacaaaataaaatatctaaaaacatAAAGAAGCGACATTTCTAATATGTTAATGTGAATTGGTAACTCCAAATGCTTAACAGAAAGTCTACGGAACAAATTTCCATATGGACAGGAGTCGTTACCCTATGCGCTCCGCTCCTCCACGCTCCTCTATCTCCGCCCCTGTATTGTTTTGCGCGTCGACGTCGCCTTTCCCCTGTGCTGCTTCGCCGCCAACACCAATGTCCGTTTGTGCTACTCCGCTAGCTGGTTTCACGCTCTGGCACGTGCCTCCCAACACTCCACCGTCACTCCGTGTGGCGCTGATGATATCAATTGATATCATCTAGTACTAGATAATAACatacaataataatattaactGATCTAGTTCTAGATAATATCAAATTAGTATCATCATCTACCCTCGATAGCTTATCCATCGGGACGAAACAGTACTAATTATCTAtaaccattttaat is a window of Oryza brachyantha chromosome 8, ObraRS2, whole genome shotgun sequence DNA encoding:
- the LOC102702774 gene encoding uncharacterized methyltransferase At1g78140, chloroplastic; translated protein: MWSRSASAASSAVALCGRGGHRLLSCVAAPTRGRALGASAAAKRVLRSSLRASASPDVVSTVPDEVVAEPSVEPEAEKKLSKLACPICYYPLASSSDQSLPLNVASSLQCSTCKKFYPNRGDYWDMTVAVGSTVYSESTTVSTELFRTPLVSFLYERGWRQNFIWGGFPGPEREYETAKAYLKPTAGGIIVDASCGSGLFSRLFVKSELYSLVVALDFSENMLKQCNEFIKEENISDEKLALVRADISRLPFVSGSIDAVHAGAAIHCWPSPACAVAEISRVLRPGGVFVASTFVADILPPAVPVLRIGRPYISQFTGTNIFLSEVEFEDLCRACGLVDFTFVRNGFYIMFSATKAS